The Halobacterium sp. CBA1132 genome has a segment encoding these proteins:
- a CDS encoding nitrilase-related carbon-nitrogen hydrolase — MQTPTVAACQTDLADLDPPANLATVGERLAGLDDHVDVALFPEYALTGFVADERAYDTALARDGDELDRLAASAADYDVSVLAGFVEDAGDDYYNTVGYVTPDGDRTFYRKRNLWGGEADVLAAGDEAVTVSTPAGETGIVTCYDLNFVDVSAEFARERVDALFVVGAWPGAHSENWRLLLRARALDGVRWVVGCGRTGRRELPDARAVDYAGASAVVRPDGAVSAALNRDERTLVADLDREILAEQREFVGVFDGA; from the coding sequence GTGCAGACACCGACCGTCGCCGCCTGTCAGACCGACCTCGCGGACCTCGACCCGCCAGCGAACCTCGCCACCGTCGGCGAGCGCCTCGCCGGCCTCGACGACCACGTCGACGTCGCCTTGTTCCCCGAGTACGCCCTCACCGGCTTCGTCGCCGACGAACGCGCCTACGACACCGCGCTCGCTCGCGACGGCGACGAACTCGACCGACTCGCCGCGTCGGCCGCCGACTACGACGTGAGCGTGCTCGCCGGGTTCGTCGAAGACGCCGGCGACGACTACTACAACACCGTCGGCTACGTCACACCCGACGGCGACCGCACCTTCTACCGGAAGCGCAACCTCTGGGGCGGCGAAGCCGACGTGCTCGCCGCCGGTGACGAGGCCGTGACGGTGTCGACGCCCGCTGGCGAGACGGGCATCGTGACCTGCTACGACCTCAACTTCGTGGACGTCAGCGCCGAGTTCGCCCGCGAGCGCGTCGACGCCCTCTTCGTCGTCGGCGCGTGGCCGGGCGCGCACAGCGAGAACTGGCGACTCCTCCTGCGCGCCCGCGCCCTCGACGGCGTGCGCTGGGTCGTCGGCTGCGGCCGCACCGGCCGCCGCGAACTCCCCGACGCCCGCGCCGTCGACTACGCCGGCGCGTCCGCTGTCGTGCGACCCGACGGCGCCGTCAGCGCCGCGCTCAACCGCGACGAACGCACACTCGTCGCCGACCTCGACCGCGAGATTCTGGCAGAACAGCGCGAGTTCGTCGGCGTGTTCGACGGAGCGTGA
- a CDS encoding DsrE family protein has product MTKAAIVILAGTDGHSNLGRLVNGLEAAREFAENPEDDLELIFDGAGTQWIPELEDPDHDYHDLYAAVKDDSSACDHCSGAFGVEDAVADAGVVTVDEHDGHPSIRSLVDDDYEIITF; this is encoded by the coding sequence ATGACGAAAGCAGCAATCGTGATTCTGGCAGGGACGGACGGACACAGCAACCTCGGTCGGCTCGTCAACGGCCTCGAAGCCGCCCGCGAGTTCGCCGAGAACCCCGAGGACGACCTCGAACTCATCTTCGACGGCGCGGGCACGCAGTGGATTCCGGAACTCGAAGACCCCGACCACGACTACCACGACCTCTACGCCGCCGTCAAGGACGACAGCTCCGCGTGCGACCACTGTTCGGGCGCGTTCGGCGTCGAGGACGCCGTCGCTGACGCCGGCGTCGTCACCGTCGACGAACACGACGGCCACCCGAGCATCCGCTCGCTCGTCGACGACGACTACGAGATTATCACGTTCTGA
- a CDS encoding aldehyde dehydrogenase, whose product MEREAIRRRERLYVGGEWVTGPDTFPVTDLADGGTFAEVAAADVDAADSALAAAEDAKATLRDTTIPQRCEWLQAIADGLRDRKTELAEVIVREAGKPISSARGEVDSAAERFERAKEEIRHLKGEYREGTTSGHEGWEAIVKHEPVGAVLCITPYNYPLATTALQVAPALAAGNAVVLKPASKTPVSAAILAEIVDAAGLPDGAFNFVPGKASVIGDELAGDDRVNAIAMTGSSGAGKHVAYESGMVNLHMELGGNAPAVVFEDADLDEAAGAAAKGSLKYAGQRCSAISRVLAHESVHDDLVERIDAGMDDWVQGDLFDEDTDLGPLISEDQADWVEELVDDAVDRGATVVRGGDRHEQEEGVHVFEPTLLADVPQDARIVDEEQFGPVCAVTTFEDDEEALEIANRSDLALDACVFTSDYDRAMRMAEYIDAGAVRINGAPSHGLGDIPFGGNEDSGIGREGLDSTIHEFVRKKSIIL is encoded by the coding sequence ATGGAACGAGAGGCCATCCGTCGCCGGGAGCGGCTGTACGTGGGCGGCGAGTGGGTCACGGGGCCGGACACCTTCCCCGTCACCGACCTCGCCGACGGCGGGACGTTCGCCGAAGTCGCCGCGGCCGACGTGGACGCTGCCGACAGCGCGCTCGCCGCCGCCGAGGACGCGAAAGCGACGCTCCGAGACACGACGATTCCCCAGCGCTGCGAGTGGCTGCAGGCCATCGCCGACGGCCTGCGCGACCGCAAGACCGAACTCGCGGAAGTCATCGTCCGCGAGGCCGGCAAGCCAATCTCCTCGGCCCGCGGGGAGGTCGACAGCGCCGCCGAGCGCTTCGAGCGCGCGAAAGAGGAGATTCGCCACCTCAAGGGCGAGTACCGCGAGGGCACCACCAGCGGCCACGAGGGCTGGGAGGCCATCGTGAAACACGAGCCGGTCGGCGCCGTGCTCTGTATCACGCCGTACAACTACCCGCTGGCGACGACGGCGCTGCAGGTCGCGCCCGCGCTGGCCGCGGGCAACGCGGTCGTCCTGAAGCCCGCGAGCAAGACGCCCGTCAGCGCCGCCATCCTCGCGGAAATCGTCGACGCTGCGGGCCTGCCCGACGGCGCGTTCAACTTCGTGCCGGGGAAGGCCAGCGTCATCGGCGACGAACTCGCCGGCGACGACCGCGTGAACGCCATCGCGATGACCGGCTCGTCGGGCGCCGGCAAGCACGTCGCCTACGAGTCCGGGATGGTAAACCTCCACATGGAGCTCGGCGGGAACGCGCCCGCTGTCGTCTTCGAGGACGCGGACCTCGACGAGGCCGCCGGCGCGGCCGCGAAGGGGTCGCTGAAGTACGCCGGCCAGCGCTGTTCGGCCATCTCGCGCGTGCTCGCTCACGAGTCCGTCCACGACGACCTCGTCGAGCGCATCGACGCCGGGATGGACGACTGGGTGCAGGGCGACCTCTTCGACGAGGACACCGACCTCGGCCCGCTCATCAGCGAAGACCAGGCGGACTGGGTGGAGGAACTGGTCGATGACGCCGTCGACCGCGGCGCGACGGTCGTGCGCGGCGGCGACCGCCACGAGCAGGAGGAGGGCGTCCACGTCTTCGAGCCGACGCTGCTCGCGGACGTCCCGCAGGACGCGCGCATCGTGGACGAGGAGCAGTTCGGCCCCGTCTGCGCGGTGACGACGTTCGAGGACGACGAGGAAGCCCTCGAAATCGCGAACCGGTCGGACCTCGCGCTGGACGCGTGCGTGTTCACGAGCGACTACGACCGCGCGATGCGGATGGCCGAGTACATCGACGCGGGCGCGGTCCGCATCAACGGCGCGCCCTCCCACGGTCTCGGTGACATCCCGTTCGGCGGGAACGAGGACTCCGGCATCGGCCGCGAAGGACTGGACTCCACCATCCACGAGTTCGTCCGAAAGAAGTCCATCATTCTGTAG
- a CDS encoding nitroreductase family protein has protein sequence MSEASQQPRTDAAIEVLRSRRSGHNFDPDSDVAEKTLEEIVEDATLAPSSFNLQPWEFVAIRDDDRLDELVDIANGQEHIREAGTAILVAGHTEPKTADRVFDEWVEAGRVDAETGEAMKERTVAGYESDRAGRDYAIRNASLAAQNILLSAHARDLTATPMTGFDFEAAAEFVDLPEDTIPVVLIAVGPSGGDEPERLPRRDVEEVLHRETF, from the coding sequence ATGTCAGAAGCCAGCCAGCAGCCGCGAACCGACGCCGCCATCGAAGTCCTTCGAAGTCGCCGCTCCGGGCACAACTTCGACCCGGACTCGGACGTCGCCGAGAAGACGCTCGAGGAGATCGTCGAGGATGCGACGCTCGCGCCATCGTCGTTCAACCTCCAGCCGTGGGAGTTCGTCGCGATTCGAGACGACGACCGCCTCGACGAACTCGTCGACATCGCGAACGGCCAAGAACACATTCGGGAGGCGGGCACCGCGATTCTCGTCGCCGGCCACACCGAGCCCAAGACCGCCGACCGCGTCTTCGACGAGTGGGTCGAGGCCGGCCGCGTCGACGCCGAGACCGGCGAAGCGATGAAAGAGCGGACCGTCGCGGGCTACGAGTCCGACCGCGCCGGCCGCGACTACGCGATTCGCAACGCCTCGCTGGCCGCGCAGAACATCCTGCTGTCCGCGCACGCCCGCGACCTCACCGCCACGCCGATGACCGGCTTCGACTTCGAGGCCGCCGCGGAGTTCGTCGACCTCCCCGAGGACACGATTCCGGTCGTCCTGATTGCGGTCGGCCCGAGCGGCGGCGACGAACCCGAGCGCCTGCCGCGCCGCGACGTCGAGGAAGTCCTCCACCGCGAGACCTTCTAA
- a CDS encoding 3-ketoacyl-CoA thiolase → MDRVAIIGASMTTFGDRDAWVRELLAEAGDAALRDAGVDGDDLDHLYVSNMASGEFEGQTGVPNALAHDLGALGAYTQRVDQTSASGGAGIYAAWQSVASGASDMTLLVGGEKMTHKTTGEATDVIASLTHPVEYKHGVTLPSFAGLTARKYLDEYDAPRESLGQVAVKNHRNGVDNPHAQFRKEVDLETVLESPIVADPLRLYDFCPITDGSAALLFCPESVAEQYADDYVVVSGIGGATDTHVVHERDDPTTMNGVVESSDIAYEMADRGPEDVDFAELHDMFTILEFLQSEDLGFFEKGEGWKAVEEGVTDRDGDLPINTSGGLKSKGHPLGASGVAQAYELYVQLLGDAGDRQVEGDVGLACNVGGFGNCVTTTILEQP, encoded by the coding sequence ATGGACCGCGTAGCAATCATCGGTGCGTCGATGACGACGTTCGGCGACCGCGACGCGTGGGTGCGGGAGTTGCTGGCGGAGGCCGGCGACGCCGCCCTGCGGGACGCGGGCGTGGACGGCGACGACCTCGACCACCTCTACGTCTCGAACATGGCCAGCGGCGAGTTCGAGGGACAGACCGGCGTCCCGAACGCGCTCGCCCACGACCTCGGCGCGCTCGGCGCGTACACCCAGCGCGTCGACCAGACGAGCGCGTCCGGCGGCGCGGGCATCTACGCCGCGTGGCAGTCCGTCGCCTCCGGCGCCAGCGACATGACGCTGCTCGTCGGCGGCGAGAAGATGACCCACAAGACCACCGGCGAAGCCACGGACGTCATCGCGAGCCTCACGCATCCCGTGGAGTACAAGCACGGCGTCACGCTCCCGAGTTTCGCGGGCCTCACCGCGCGCAAGTACCTCGACGAGTACGACGCGCCCCGCGAGAGCCTCGGGCAGGTCGCCGTGAAGAACCACCGCAACGGCGTCGACAACCCCCACGCGCAGTTCCGCAAGGAGGTCGACCTGGAGACCGTCCTCGAAAGCCCAATCGTCGCGGACCCTCTCCGGCTGTACGACTTCTGCCCGATTACGGACGGCAGCGCGGCGCTGCTGTTCTGCCCGGAGTCCGTCGCCGAGCAGTACGCCGACGACTACGTGGTCGTCTCCGGCATCGGCGGCGCGACGGACACGCACGTCGTCCACGAGCGCGACGACCCGACGACGATGAACGGCGTCGTCGAGTCCTCCGACATCGCCTACGAGATGGCCGACCGCGGCCCCGAGGACGTCGACTTCGCGGAGCTCCACGACATGTTCACGATTCTGGAGTTCCTCCAGAGCGAGGACCTCGGCTTCTTCGAGAAGGGAGAGGGCTGGAAGGCCGTCGAAGAGGGCGTCACGGACCGCGACGGCGACCTCCCCATCAACACCTCTGGAGGGTTAAAGTCGAAGGGCCACCCGCTCGGCGCGAGCGGCGTCGCACAGGCGTACGAACTCTACGTGCAGTTGCTCGGCGACGCGGGCGACCGACAGGTCGAGGGCGATGTCGGCCTCGCGTGCAACGTCGGCGGCTTCGGCAACTGCGTGACCACCACCATCCTCGAACAGCCATGA
- a CDS encoding transcription initiation factor IIB family protein, with the protein MTTEETSVEPQAVGDALDRIKSAATVLGIPAETTETAVAVFRRHRDQQAVHAHHVATTSAACLYVACKVERVPRTVDEFVEATDVDRTQLLRRAKEVTSELGIDLSGFADASQYVDRYAGELALPEGVAERAREIVDHCEEAGIAGGKSPSGWAAAAIYNACVEADMKVRQDTLTELADVTHVTIRNRYKEQREVLRERNPPPATAMAAIDWYCEYLPASEYVASTARDLLTAATDKHSVDDEPAAWAAAALRVAGERAGSPFGMKALKTPAGCSSSDIHERAADLESL; encoded by the coding sequence ATGACGACCGAAGAGACGAGCGTCGAGCCGCAGGCGGTCGGGGACGCGCTCGACCGAATCAAGTCCGCCGCGACCGTACTCGGGATTCCCGCGGAGACGACCGAGACGGCGGTCGCGGTGTTCCGACGACACCGCGACCAGCAAGCGGTCCACGCGCACCACGTCGCGACGACGTCGGCAGCGTGTCTCTACGTCGCCTGCAAGGTCGAACGAGTCCCACGCACGGTCGACGAATTCGTGGAGGCTACCGACGTCGACCGCACGCAACTACTTCGCCGCGCGAAGGAGGTCACCAGCGAACTCGGCATCGACCTCTCGGGGTTCGCGGACGCCTCCCAGTACGTCGACCGGTACGCCGGGGAACTCGCGCTCCCGGAGGGCGTCGCCGAGCGCGCCCGCGAAATCGTCGACCACTGCGAGGAGGCCGGCATCGCGGGCGGGAAGTCCCCGAGCGGGTGGGCGGCGGCCGCCATCTACAACGCCTGCGTGGAAGCCGACATGAAGGTCCGGCAGGACACGCTCACGGAACTGGCGGACGTCACGCACGTCACCATCCGGAACCGCTACAAGGAGCAACGTGAGGTGTTGCGAGAGCGGAATCCGCCGCCCGCGACGGCGATGGCGGCCATCGACTGGTACTGCGAGTACCTGCCCGCCTCCGAGTACGTCGCGAGTACGGCGCGGGACCTGCTGACGGCAGCGACTGACAAGCACTCCGTCGACGACGAACCGGCCGCGTGGGCCGCTGCCGCGCTCCGCGTCGCCGGGGAGCGCGCCGGCTCACCGTTCGGGATGAAGGCGCTGAAGACGCCCGCGGGCTGTTCTTCCTCGGACATCCACGAGCGCGCCGCCGACCTCGAATCGCTGTAG
- a CDS encoding PAS domain-containing sensor histidine kinase — translation MDETDAGPLETREDGGRFRYLFENVQDAVVEFELHGEEPVVARVNDSFCEMFGVERGSVVGASLNDLIVPNERMTESNRFDQRTAAGKPNYAIVDRRTEDGLKTLLYRGIPYDGGDGGFALYTDLTDEIRQERELAVLNRVLRYNLSEDIDALLDHAERLADGVEDPELVDAARGVRERALALDRTSEEARDIERVLDADPDLEPTDLGDAVAAALNDVPLADYADVTVDVDDAPAVLSAGHLDRAVAALVDNAIRYTDDQTPTVQIRGRRTDSGVALTVSDDGPGLPDKERRLLTGDIELTPLDHGSGLGLWLVRWIATAYDGAVTYEERAGGGSDVTLELRAAPGR, via the coding sequence ATGGACGAAACCGATGCTGGTCCCCTCGAAACTCGAGAGGACGGCGGTCGCTTCCGGTATCTCTTCGAGAACGTACAGGACGCCGTCGTGGAGTTCGAACTGCACGGCGAGGAACCGGTCGTCGCGAGGGTCAACGACTCGTTCTGCGAGATGTTCGGCGTGGAGCGCGGGTCGGTCGTGGGCGCGTCGCTGAACGACCTCATCGTCCCGAACGAGCGGATGACCGAGAGCAATCGCTTCGACCAGCGCACCGCCGCGGGCAAGCCGAACTACGCCATCGTCGACCGGCGCACGGAGGACGGCCTGAAGACGCTTCTGTACCGCGGCATCCCCTACGACGGCGGCGACGGCGGGTTCGCCCTCTACACCGACCTCACCGACGAGATTCGCCAAGAGCGCGAACTCGCGGTGCTCAACCGCGTGCTCCGGTACAATCTCTCCGAGGACATCGACGCGCTGCTCGACCACGCCGAACGCCTCGCTGACGGCGTCGAGGACCCGGAACTGGTCGACGCAGCGCGCGGCGTCCGGGAGCGCGCGCTCGCACTCGACCGCACCAGCGAGGAAGCGCGCGACATCGAGCGCGTACTGGACGCCGACCCCGACCTCGAACCGACGGACCTCGGGGACGCGGTGGCGGCGGCGCTCAACGACGTGCCGCTAGCGGACTACGCCGACGTGACTGTCGACGTCGACGACGCGCCAGCCGTCCTGTCGGCCGGCCACCTCGACCGCGCGGTCGCCGCGCTCGTCGACAACGCGATTCGGTACACCGACGACCAGACGCCAACGGTGCAGATTCGGGGGCGCCGCACGGACAGCGGGGTCGCACTCACGGTGAGCGACGACGGTCCCGGGCTCCCGGACAAAGAGCGGCGCCTCCTCACGGGGGACATCGAACTGACGCCGCTGGACCACGGAAGCGGTCTCGGCCTGTGGCTGGTGCGCTGGATTGCGACCGCGTACGACGGCGCGGTCACCTACGAGGAGCGCGCGGGCGGCGGGAGCGACGTCACGCTCGAACTCCGCGCCGCACCGGGCCGCTGA
- a CDS encoding dihydrolipoyl dehydrogenase, whose translation MDEFDFLVVGSGSGLDVANVAANQGQSVAVVERGPLGGTCLNRGCIPSKLLLYHADVLETVERAGEFDIDAEVNGVDFAGIVEQVNEEVSDDAASIRRGLRSSNQHTLYEGEARFVADHEVEISGGEDDGARIRADTVLIAAGTRPAIPPIDGIEDTDYLTSTEALQLEAPPDHLVVVGGGYIAAELGHFFEAFGSDVTVVGRRPRLLPEADEEVADAFTERFAERADVYTGYEATSVTESGGDVTLEAREYEYGDDAGVVEDGDTISVTGDELLVAAGRTPNTDTLNLDATGIETDDRGFVVTDDYLETDTEDVWALGDVVGEYLLKHSANHEAQAVARNIFGRDAEPVDYSAMPFAVFASPEVAGVGATEAELRDAGREYATNTYDFADTARGDAMHADGFVKVLVDLDGEILGCHIIGPEASTLIQEVVTAMKAGSGTVRDIRESVHVHPALPEVVQRAFSGQFSRGGHEHHH comes from the coding sequence ATGGACGAATTCGACTTTCTGGTCGTCGGGTCGGGGTCGGGGCTGGACGTCGCGAACGTCGCCGCCAATCAAGGGCAGTCGGTCGCCGTCGTGGAGAGGGGGCCGCTCGGCGGGACGTGCCTGAACCGCGGCTGCATCCCCTCGAAGCTCCTGCTCTACCACGCCGACGTCCTCGAAACCGTCGAGCGCGCCGGCGAGTTCGACATCGACGCCGAGGTGAACGGCGTCGACTTCGCGGGCATCGTGGAGCAAGTCAACGAGGAAGTGAGCGACGATGCGGCGTCGATTCGGCGAGGTCTGCGCTCGTCGAACCAGCACACCCTCTACGAGGGCGAAGCCCGCTTCGTGGCCGACCACGAGGTCGAGATTTCGGGCGGTGAAGACGACGGTGCGCGCATCCGTGCCGACACCGTACTAATCGCGGCCGGCACGCGACCCGCAATTCCGCCCATCGACGGCATCGAGGACACCGACTACCTCACGAGCACTGAGGCGCTCCAGTTGGAGGCGCCGCCCGACCACCTCGTCGTGGTCGGCGGTGGCTACATCGCCGCGGAACTCGGGCACTTCTTCGAGGCGTTCGGGAGCGACGTCACGGTCGTCGGGCGCCGCCCGCGCCTCCTCCCGGAGGCCGACGAGGAGGTGGCCGACGCGTTCACCGAGCGCTTCGCCGAGCGCGCGGACGTCTACACGGGCTACGAGGCGACGAGCGTCACCGAGTCCGGCGGCGACGTCACGCTCGAAGCCCGAGAGTACGAATACGGCGACGACGCGGGCGTCGTCGAGGACGGTGACACCATCTCCGTCACGGGTGACGAACTCCTCGTCGCGGCAGGCCGCACGCCGAACACGGACACCCTGAACCTCGACGCCACGGGCATCGAGACCGACGACCGCGGGTTCGTGGTGACCGACGACTACCTCGAAACCGACACCGAGGACGTGTGGGCGCTCGGCGACGTGGTCGGCGAGTACCTCCTCAAGCACAGCGCGAACCACGAGGCGCAAGCGGTCGCGCGCAACATCTTCGGCCGGGACGCCGAGCCCGTGGACTACTCGGCGATGCCGTTCGCGGTGTTCGCGTCGCCTGAGGTCGCGGGCGTCGGCGCCACCGAAGCCGAACTCCGGGACGCGGGCCGGGAGTACGCGACCAACACCTACGACTTCGCGGACACCGCTCGCGGCGACGCGATGCACGCCGACGGCTTCGTGAAGGTGCTCGTCGACCTCGACGGCGAGATTCTGGGCTGTCACATTATCGGCCCGGAGGCGTCGACGCTGATTCAGGAGGTTGTCACCGCGATGAAAGCCGGGTCCGGGACCGTGCGGGACATCCGCGAGTCCGTCCACGTGCATCCCGCGCTCCCGGAGGTCGTCCAGCGCGCGTTCTCCGGGCAGTTCTCGCGCGGCGGCCACGAACACCACCACTGA
- a CDS encoding TetR/AcrR family transcriptional regulator, whose product MADAHPFSGEPETTREAIMQATFRALREHGYAGLTIQRIGDHFEKSKSLLYHHYDSKDELLLDFLEYMLAEFEQAAPDDDLPPREHLDAILDHVLATEYPDERHEFTKAMVELRAQAAHDERYRDHFTRSDDSFRDELAGIVREGVETGAFRDVDPDSVASVLLTLVNGAMNQRVTAENARTETVREEVDAYLESRVLADE is encoded by the coding sequence ATGGCGGACGCTCACCCGTTCTCCGGCGAGCCAGAGACCACGCGGGAAGCGATAATGCAGGCGACGTTCCGCGCGCTCCGCGAGCACGGCTACGCGGGACTGACGATTCAACGCATCGGCGACCACTTCGAGAAGAGCAAGTCGCTGCTGTACCACCACTACGACAGCAAGGACGAACTCCTGTTGGACTTCCTGGAGTACATGCTCGCGGAGTTCGAGCAGGCCGCGCCCGACGACGACCTGCCGCCCCGCGAACACCTCGACGCGATTCTCGACCACGTGCTCGCCACCGAGTACCCCGACGAGCGACACGAGTTCACGAAAGCGATGGTCGAACTGCGCGCGCAGGCCGCCCACGACGAGCGCTACCGCGACCACTTCACGCGCAGCGACGACTCCTTCCGCGACGAACTCGCGGGCATCGTCCGCGAGGGCGTCGAAACTGGCGCGTTCCGCGATGTCGATCCGGATAGCGTCGCGTCCGTTCTGCTGACGCTCGTCAACGGCGCGATGAACCAGCGCGTCACCGCCGAGAACGCGCGCACCGAGACCGTCCGCGAGGAAGTCGACGCCTACCTCGAATCGCGAGTGCTGGCCGACGAGTAG
- a CDS encoding Zn-ribbon domain-containing OB-fold protein yields the protein MSFDAHRCPNGHVTYPGHTRCPECGEEQTETVDLADRTGTVVTWTTSTATPPGVREPNHLAIVEFEVQGESVRALGQLTTADGVEIGDDVEPVYEEELRDPEAGIREPDSQAWDGYRFEPV from the coding sequence ATGAGCTTCGACGCACACCGCTGCCCGAACGGCCACGTCACGTACCCCGGACACACGCGCTGCCCGGAGTGCGGGGAAGAACAGACCGAGACCGTCGACCTCGCCGACCGCACCGGCACGGTCGTCACGTGGACGACCTCCACGGCGACGCCACCGGGCGTCCGCGAGCCAAACCACCTCGCAATCGTCGAGTTCGAGGTGCAGGGCGAGAGCGTGCGCGCGCTCGGCCAGCTCACGACCGCCGACGGCGTCGAAATCGGCGACGACGTCGAACCAGTGTACGAGGAAGAGCTACGCGACCCCGAAGCGGGCATCCGCGAGCCCGACAGCCAAGCGTGGGACGGCTACCGGTTCGAGCCGGTCTAG
- a CDS encoding NADH:flavin oxidoreductase/NADH oxidase, translated as MTDDVFSPLELRDVTARNRFVVSPMCQYSVEDRDGLATDWHRVHLGSRAVGGAGIVMTEATAVEARGRITPEDLGIWSDEHRDAIEPVVDFVKSHGATPGIQLAHAGRKGSKSRPWEGSEPVPPEDGGWTVVGPSDEPWPYDEEPPATEALDKDGIDEVIESFRQAARRSREAGFEIAEVHAAHGYLLHEFLSPVTNDRDDEYGGSFENRTRIVREVTEAVREEMGEDNAVFVRISATDWLDDRDSWDVEQSARLADDLYEVGADLIDVSSGGIHPAQDIEWVGPNYQLRFAEQIRNERDTDVKVGTVGGITSAEQADAVIRNDRADVAIVGREFLRDPYFPLHAAKELGREDEVDVPVQYHRAF; from the coding sequence ATGACAGACGACGTGTTCTCGCCGCTGGAGTTGCGAGACGTGACCGCCCGCAACCGCTTCGTCGTGTCCCCGATGTGCCAGTACTCCGTCGAGGACCGCGACGGCCTCGCGACCGACTGGCACCGCGTCCACCTCGGGTCGCGGGCCGTCGGCGGCGCCGGCATCGTGATGACCGAAGCCACCGCCGTCGAAGCCCGCGGCCGCATCACGCCCGAAGACCTCGGCATCTGGAGCGACGAGCACCGCGACGCCATCGAACCGGTCGTCGACTTCGTCAAGTCCCACGGCGCGACGCCGGGCATCCAGCTCGCGCACGCCGGCCGGAAGGGCTCGAAGTCCCGACCGTGGGAGGGCTCCGAGCCCGTCCCCCCCGAGGACGGCGGCTGGACGGTCGTCGGTCCCTCCGACGAACCGTGGCCCTACGACGAGGAGCCGCCAGCGACCGAAGCCCTCGACAAAGACGGTATCGACGAGGTAATCGAATCCTTCCGGCAGGCTGCGCGCCGCTCCCGGGAGGCCGGCTTCGAAATCGCGGAGGTCCACGCCGCCCACGGCTACCTCCTCCACGAGTTCCTCTCCCCGGTGACGAACGACCGCGACGACGAGTACGGCGGGAGCTTCGAGAACCGCACGCGCATCGTGCGCGAGGTCACGGAAGCCGTCCGCGAGGAGATGGGCGAGGACAACGCCGTGTTCGTGCGCATCTCCGCGACCGACTGGCTGGACGACCGGGACTCGTGGGACGTCGAGCAGTCCGCGCGACTCGCCGACGACCTCTACGAGGTCGGCGCCGACCTCATCGACGTCTCCTCGGGCGGCATCCACCCCGCACAGGACATCGAGTGGGTCGGCCCGAACTACCAGCTCCGGTTCGCCGAACAGATCCGGAACGAGCGCGACACCGACGTGAAGGTCGGCACGGTCGGCGGCATCACGTCTGCCGAGCAGGCCGACGCCGTGATTCGGAACGACCGCGCGGACGTCGCTATCGTCGGCCGCGAGTTCCTCCGCGACCCCTACTTCCCGCTGCACGCCGCGAAGGAACTCGGCCGCGAAGACGAAGTCGACGTCCCGGTCCAATACCACCGCGCGTTCTGA
- a CDS encoding haloacid dehalogenase type II: MSFDPERVTTVTFDSYSTLVDVDAAERALADRVADPEPVSRLWRSRSLAYTFVANQIDAYQPFYEMNRDALQYALDAHGVDVTTAERDEILAVYHELDVFDDVRDGLEALGHAGYDCYVVSNGNPEMLASMVEHAGIGDVLEDTVSADEVETFKPNAELYRHAAARTGTPIDEIVHVTAGWFDVLGASHAGMQSAWVDRKATPWEPFAGDPDITITDFHDLVAALSA, translated from the coding sequence ATGAGCTTCGACCCGGAGCGCGTCACGACGGTGACCTTCGACTCGTACAGCACGCTCGTGGACGTCGACGCGGCCGAGCGCGCGCTCGCCGACCGCGTCGCCGACCCCGAACCAGTCTCCCGGCTGTGGCGGTCGCGGTCGCTGGCGTACACGTTCGTCGCCAATCAAATCGACGCCTACCAGCCGTTCTACGAGATGAACCGCGACGCGCTCCAGTACGCGCTGGACGCCCACGGCGTCGACGTGACGACCGCGGAGCGCGACGAGATTCTCGCGGTCTACCACGAACTGGACGTCTTCGACGACGTGCGCGACGGTCTCGAAGCGCTCGGGCACGCGGGCTACGACTGCTACGTCGTCTCGAACGGCAACCCCGAGATGCTGGCGTCGATGGTCGAGCACGCCGGCATCGGCGACGTGCTCGAAGACACGGTGAGCGCCGACGAGGTGGAGACGTTCAAGCCCAACGCGGAGTTGTACCGCCACGCCGCCGCCCGCACGGGGACGCCCATCGACGAAATCGTCCACGTCACCGCGGGCTGGTTCGACGTGCTCGGCGCGAGCCACGCGGGGATGCAGAGCGCGTGGGTCGACCGGAAGGCGACGCCGTGGGAGCCGTTCGCGGGCGACCCCGACATCACGATTACGGACTTCCACGACCTCGTCGCGGCGCTGTCGGCCTGA